A single genomic interval of Gossypium raimondii isolate GPD5lz chromosome 11, ASM2569854v1, whole genome shotgun sequence harbors:
- the LOC105800872 gene encoding calcium uniporter protein 5, mitochondrial, with protein MTSGAEVVDLIRRAVPLALAPEDDPIRDELKRLQEKKEEIDVLAHKQVRRILWSGLGLIGAQYGLFFRLTFWEFSWDVMEPIAYFTIAIIVGIGYAYFLFTSRDPTYQDLMKTLFLSRQRKLFKKHNFDVGRLKELQNKCKTSLDASTSIRNRVGLKVELDDALHKD; from the exons ATGACGTCTGGTGCAGAG GTGGTAGATCTGATTAGAAGAGCAGTACCTCTTGCTTTGGCTCCTGAAGATGACCCTATAAGAGATGAGCTAAAGAGGTTGCAAGAGAAGAAGGAAGAAATTGATGTGCTAGCACATAAGCAAGTTCGTCGCATCCTTTGGAGTGGTCTAGGACTAATTGGGGCACAATATGGATTGTTCTTCCGGCTAACATTTTGGGAATTCTCATGGGATGTAATGgaacctattgcttattttacCATAGCCATTATCGTAGGCATAGGCTATGCTTACTTCTTGTTTACTTCAAGAGATCCCACATATCAAGATCTAATGAAGACGCTCTTTTTGTCCAGGCAAAGAAAATTGTTCAAGAAGCATAATTTTGACGTTGGCAGGTTGAAGGAGTTACAAAACAAGTGCAAAACATCTTTGGATGCCTCTACATCTATTCGGAATCGTGTAGGATTGAAAGTAGAACTCGATGATGCCTTACACAAGGATTAG